A genome region from Hevea brasiliensis isolate MT/VB/25A 57/8 chromosome 7, ASM3005281v1, whole genome shotgun sequence includes the following:
- the LOC110636300 gene encoding uncharacterized protein LOC110636300 isoform X2, with protein MVANFRYGTWIPHQVWDSDGGFIWTWALQSQQIAFGGEFKIQEDKKHRATYEALGDSEKKIQFFAARQIACRVLGSRDYLCQKCWLTLEEDCMCSRVKHSSLWPGIRFWLYMHPKDFLRQNNTGKLLWQVFGIQSATLCLFGIPEHEEIMRNAFKFSGKDNVWCLYPNKNAVTKSVHDAFGQGFSDGIEHSPTVKNEDKTLNFVLIDGTWSNSAAMFRRLKEQTKSVWGEEDLPCISLATGASTMHKLRPQPSWDRTCTAAAAIGLLSELQCLPEFCSYGLDKQAEALEDALVVLLEALTTRRLRMGRSITRKVRHASNIC; from the exons CTTGGATCCCACATCAAGTATGGGATTCTGATGGGGGATTTATATGGACTTGGGCTCTCCAGTCTCAACAAATAGCTTTTGGG GGTGAATTTAAAATTCAAGAGGACAAGAAACACAGAGCAACATATGAGGCTTTAGGTGATTCTGAAAAAAAGATCCAATTCTTTGCAGCTAGACAAATAGCATGTCGTGTGCTTGGAAGTAGAGATTATCTTTGCCAGAAG TGCTGGCTGACTTTGGAAGAAGATTGCATGTGTTCAAGAGTCAAGCACTCCTCTTTATGGCCTGGTATACGTTTCTGGTTGTATATGCATCCAAAG GATTTTCTACGACAAAACAACACTGGAAAATTGTTATGGCAAGTATTTGGAATTCAATCAGCTACTTTATGTCTCTTTGGTATTCCTGAGCACGAGGAAATAATGAGGAATGCATTCAAGTTTTCAG GAAAAGACAACGTTTGGTGCCTTTATCCCAACAAGAATGCAGTCACAAAGTCAGTTCACGATGCTTTTGGTCAAGGATTTTCGGATGGCATAGAACACTCCCCCACTGTG AAAAATGAAGACAAAACCTTGAATTTTGTTTTGATTGATGGTACATGGAGTAACTCTGCTGCAATGTTTAGGCGTTTAAAG GAGCAAACAAAGTCAGTTTGGGGAGAGGAGGATCTTCCTTGCATTTCCCTGGCCACTGGTGCATCTACAATGCACAAACTGCG GCCTCAGCCATCATGGGATCGTACCTGTACAGCAGCAGCAGCTATTGGCCTCCTTTCAGAACTGCAATGCCTTCCAGAGTTCTGCTCCTATGGATTGGATAAACAGGCGGAAGCATTAGAGGATGCCTTGGTTGTTTTACTAGAAGCCCTAACAACTAGACGTCTTAGGATGGGCAGGTCAATAACACGTAAAGTGAGACACGCCAGCAATATCTGTTAA